One window from the genome of Hippoglossus hippoglossus isolate fHipHip1 chromosome 6, fHipHip1.pri, whole genome shotgun sequence encodes:
- the fibina gene encoding fin bud initiation factor: MMVPVPLLLLVVASVPCCSAVYDGPLQPEITNGTFHHFFVPDGDYEENVDPEECQMLFKFSDLYPCGANEERDSVVREDFVIAKLQAEDAARLLEGIGRAVAHDLDGEDSYGKFLQREISQIGEAFSSVDKSLLELEVKFKQSQETELREEQQLNGYVVKQVSDVRDALRKTTDISVGLKDKQELLSLIVRSHGTRLSRLKTEYLNFGS; this comes from the coding sequence aTGATGGTTCCCGTCCCACTGCTGCTCCTCGTAGTCGCATCTGTGCCATGTTGCTCCGCAGTCTACGACGGGCCCCTGCAGCCGGAGATCACCAACGGCACCTTCCATCACTTCTTCGTGCCGGACGGAGACTACGAGGAGAACGTGGACCCGGAGGAGTGCCAGATGCTCTTTAAGTTCTCGGACTTGTATCCGTGCGGGGCCAACGAGGAGCGGGACTCGGTGGTGCGGGAGGACTTCGTCATCGCCAAGCTGCAGGCGGAGGACGCGGCGCGGCTGCTGGAGGGCATCGGACGCGCGGTGGCGCACGACCTGGACGGAGAGGACAGCTACGGCAAGTTCCTGCAGCGGGAGATCTCCCAGATCGGCGAGGCGTTCTCCAGCGTGGACAAGtccctgctggagctggaggtgaaGTTCAAGCAGAGCCAGGAGACGGAgctgagagaggagcagcagctgaacgGGTACGTGGTGAAGCAAGTGAGCGACGTCAGGGACGCGCTGAGGAAGACCACGGACATCTCTGTGGGACTGAAGGATAAACAAGAGCTGCTGTCTCTCATCGTCCGCAGCCACGGCACCAGACTGAGCCGCCTCAAGACTGAGTACCTCAACTTTGGATCATAG